The following coding sequences lie in one Helicobacter fennelliae genomic window:
- a CDS encoding type VI secretion system amidase effector protein Tae4, with translation MGITITATCEGKSKSIECRRPSFKEVRKEYDKINTANPNDENLQEAFRQGIVDNGIWRGKTEKISKNTAENIIQSIKDGQYDDNVWQRYALVGGKPLSEYINYKDFFRFGYVYQDYSNTCAMQVSYALNYGGMPLHTEIKVKEYNSMYGRGEKYLYILGADYIGRYLNDKWGKAEISITATDSGKTAALEQIKDKKGIVVMKGNYSHTTLWNGSKFVDVENGMARNYYLTNIGTAKLELWELK, from the coding sequence ATGGGAATAACAATAACGGCAACCTGTGAAGGTAAATCTAAAAGTATAGAGTGCAGGAGACCGAGCTTTAAGGAAGTTAGAAAAGAATATGATAAAATCAATACCGCCAATCCAAATGATGAAAATTTGCAAGAAGCATTTAGACAAGGCATAGTAGATAATGGTATATGGAGAGGTAAAACAGAGAAAATATCAAAAAATACAGCAGAAAATATAATACAATCTATCAAAGATGGACAATATGATGATAATGTATGGCAGAGATACGCTTTGGTTGGAGGGAAACCTTTAAGCGAATATATTAATTACAAGGATTTCTTTAGATTTGGTTATGTGTATCAAGATTATAGCAACACTTGTGCTATGCAGGTAAGCTATGCGCTCAATTATGGAGGAATGCCGCTTCATACCGAAATTAAAGTAAAAGAATATAACTCTATGTATGGTAGAGGTGAGAAATATCTTTATATCTTAGGAGCTGATTATATAGGTAGGTATTTGAATGATAAATGGGGTAAAGCGGAAATATCTATAACAGCAACAGATAGTGGCAAAACTGCAGCACTAGAACAGATTAAAGATAAAAAGGGAATTGTCGTAATGAAAGGAAATTATTCTCACACAACCCTTTGGAATGGAAGTAAATTTGTAGATGTGGAAAATGGTATGGCTAGAAATTATTATTTGACTAATATAGGAACAGCCAAGCTTGAATTATGGGAGTTAAAGTGA
- a CDS encoding T6SS effector amidase Tae4 family protein, whose protein sequence is MSNICKVKCGDKEATIKIQRPSFKSVEKGYREINALPQEQENEAKDLIYSLLITQNYTQLESLQIADYYKQVAARYVKIGGGAYNQFINDMDKYYNTCALRVSYALNYSTHPINTMDRQVMGRGYQGDDKQTYYLGVFDIIELLKLNWKELTWKQPTYTQVKEKIKCGCSEDFYHNMTSKDENQQFFKELQSIQRKGIVAMIGTSGLRHTTLWNGNDFVDVDFGYYNFLKETNYIVKDLYFWDLIEGE, encoded by the coding sequence ATGTCAAATATATGCAAGGTAAAATGTGGAGACAAAGAGGCAACAATTAAGATTCAAAGACCAAGTTTTAAGAGCGTGGAAAAGGGGTATAGGGAGATAAATGCTCTGCCACAAGAACAAGAAAATGAAGCAAAAGATTTGATTTATAGCTTATTAATTACACAAAATTATACACAATTAGAATCTTTACAGATAGCAGATTATTACAAACAAGTAGCCGCTAGATATGTAAAAATTGGTGGAGGAGCTTATAATCAGTTTATAAATGATATGGATAAATATTATAATACTTGTGCTTTGCGTGTAAGTTATGCGCTGAATTATAGCACCCACCCTATAAATACTATGGATAGGCAAGTTATGGGGAGAGGCTATCAAGGGGACGATAAGCAAACTTATTACTTAGGTGTCTTTGATATTATTGAACTTTTAAAGTTAAACTGGAAAGAATTGACTTGGAAACAACCTACTTATACTCAAGTGAAAGAAAAGATAAAATGTGGTTGTTCTGAAGATTTTTATCACAATATGACTTCAAAAGATGAAAATCAACAATTTTTCAAAGAATTACAATCTATTCAAAGAAAAGGCATTGTGGCAATGATTGGCACAAGTGGGTTGCGACATACTACTTTATGGAATGGAAATGACTTTGTGGATGTGGATTTTGGTTATTATAATTTTTTGAAAGAAACAAATTATATTGTTAAAGATTTATACTTTTGGGATTTGATTGAGGGGGAATGA